The Hymenobacter sp. DG01 genome has a segment encoding these proteins:
- the rpoB gene encoding DNA-directed RNA polymerase subunit beta, which translates to MQKLSAADERINFAKIKKVIEYPDFLDVQVRSFMDFFQLETAAENRTDEGLFKVFAENFPISDSRENFVLEFIDYHVDPPKYSVDECIDRGLTYSVPLKAKLRLICNDTDNEDFETIEQEVFLGNIPYMTEKGSFVINGAERVIVSQLHRSPGVFFAQSKHTNGTKLYSARIIPFKGSWIEFATDVNNVMYAYIDRKKKFPVTTLLRAIGYGTDKDILDLFGLSEEVKADKKNLKKAVGRKLAARVLRTWTEDFVDEDTGEVVSIDRNEVLLERDSTIEEEDIDVILNAGAKSVILHRENVNIADYAIIYNTLQKDNSNSEKEAVEQIYRQLRNTEAPDEETARDIIQKLFFSDKRYDLGDVGRYRINKKLGIDTNWDARVLTNEDIVLIVKYLIGLINSKAIVDDIDHLSNRRVRTVGEQLYAQFGVGLARMARTIKERMNVRDNEDFKPVDLINARTLSSVINSFFGTNQLSQFMDQTNPLAEVTHKRRVSALGPGGLSRERAGFEVRDVHYTHYGRLCTIETPEGPNIGLISSLCVHARVNSMGFIETPYRTVENGKVDTTENVKYLTAEEEDTHHIAQANARIDEEGNFVNELVKGRFEGDFPVVGPTEYSYMDVAPNQIVSVAASLIPFLEHDDANRALMGSNMQRQAVPLLRAEAPIVGTGLEGRVAIDSRTLVVAEGDGVIDYVDANKIVVKYDLTEDDILVSFDAEKISYDLIKFRRTNQDTCINLTPIVKKGERVTKGQPLCEGYGTNQGELALGRNMQVAFMPWQGYNFEDAIVISERVVRDDIFTSIHIEEFELEVRETKRGEEELTSEIPNVSEEAVRNLDDNGIIRLGAEVREGDILIGKITPKGETDPTPEEKLLRAIFGDKAGDVKDASLKAPPSLNGVVIGTKLFSRPKKDKNLRAKSKKEVEELKESYARELRGIKAVMIEKLVQLLEGKTSQGVKHKFGDEILTKGVKFGKKNITEALFPEKNPYKDESNYAVPEEVNMFKDLILENWTADDKVNGMLSELVKNYTKKRNTITARFKRDRFTLEVGDELPAGIVQLAKVYIAKKRKLKVGDKMAGRHGNKGVVARIVRDEDMPFLPDGTPMDIVLNPLGVPSRMNIGQIYETVLGWAGLKLGRTYATPIFDGATEEEVSRELTEAGLPHFGRAYLHDGLTGQRFDQPVTVGVIYMLKLGHLVDDKMHARSIGPYSLITQQPLGGKAQFGGQRFGEMEVWALEAFGASNVLQEILTVKSDDVVGRAKAYEAIVKGDVLPKPNIPESFNVLIHELRGLALEITLD; encoded by the coding sequence CTGCAGAAATTGTCAGCCGCTGACGAGCGGATCAACTTCGCCAAGATTAAAAAGGTTATTGAGTACCCGGATTTCCTAGACGTGCAGGTTCGCTCGTTCATGGATTTCTTCCAGTTGGAAACGGCTGCCGAGAACCGTACCGATGAAGGCCTTTTCAAAGTATTCGCCGAGAACTTTCCGATTTCGGACTCGCGCGAAAACTTTGTGCTGGAGTTCATCGACTACCACGTCGATCCGCCGAAGTACTCCGTGGACGAGTGCATTGACCGGGGTCTGACGTACTCGGTACCGTTGAAAGCCAAGTTGCGCCTGATCTGTAATGATACGGACAACGAGGACTTCGAGACGATTGAGCAAGAGGTTTTTTTGGGGAATATTCCCTACATGACCGAAAAAGGCTCGTTCGTAATCAACGGAGCAGAGCGTGTAATCGTATCGCAGCTGCACCGCTCACCGGGTGTGTTCTTTGCTCAGAGCAAGCACACCAACGGTACCAAGCTGTATTCGGCCCGTATCATTCCGTTCAAGGGTTCGTGGATTGAATTCGCCACGGACGTGAACAACGTGATGTACGCGTACATTGACCGGAAGAAGAAATTCCCGGTTACTACGCTGCTGCGTGCTATCGGCTACGGCACCGATAAAGACATCCTCGACCTGTTCGGGCTGTCGGAAGAGGTGAAAGCCGATAAGAAGAACCTCAAGAAGGCTGTAGGCCGCAAGCTGGCCGCTCGGGTGCTCCGCACCTGGACAGAAGACTTCGTGGACGAGGATACCGGTGAAGTGGTGTCCATCGACCGAAACGAGGTTCTGCTGGAGCGTGACTCAACCATTGAAGAGGAGGACATCGACGTAATCCTGAACGCTGGGGCCAAGTCGGTTATTCTGCACCGCGAGAACGTAAACATTGCGGACTACGCAATCATTTACAACACGCTACAGAAGGACAACTCCAACTCGGAGAAAGAAGCCGTTGAGCAAATCTACCGTCAGCTCCGTAACACGGAAGCTCCTGACGAAGAAACTGCCCGCGACATCATCCAAAAGCTATTCTTCTCGGATAAGCGCTACGACCTAGGTGACGTAGGCCGCTACCGTATCAATAAGAAGCTGGGTATTGACACGAACTGGGACGCCCGCGTGCTGACCAATGAGGACATCGTTCTCATCGTGAAATACCTGATCGGTCTGATCAACTCGAAGGCCATTGTCGATGACATTGACCACTTGAGCAATCGTCGGGTTCGCACGGTAGGGGAGCAGTTGTACGCCCAGTTCGGCGTAGGCTTGGCCCGTATGGCGCGTACCATCAAGGAGCGCATGAACGTGCGCGACAACGAGGACTTCAAGCCGGTTGACCTGATCAACGCCCGTACGCTGTCGTCGGTTATCAACTCATTCTTCGGCACCAACCAGTTGTCGCAGTTCATGGACCAAACCAACCCGCTGGCCGAGGTGACGCACAAGCGTCGCGTATCGGCCCTGGGGCCGGGCGGTCTGTCGCGTGAGCGGGCTGGTTTCGAGGTGCGTGACGTTCACTACACCCATTACGGCCGTCTTTGCACCATTGAAACGCCGGAAGGACCGAACATCGGTTTGATTTCGTCGCTTTGCGTGCACGCCCGGGTAAACTCGATGGGCTTTATCGAAACTCCCTACCGCACCGTTGAAAACGGCAAGGTAGATACCACGGAGAACGTGAAGTACCTGACGGCTGAGGAAGAGGATACCCACCACATCGCACAGGCCAACGCCCGGATTGATGAGGAAGGCAACTTCGTAAATGAGCTTGTTAAAGGCCGTTTTGAAGGTGACTTCCCGGTAGTAGGTCCGACTGAGTATTCCTACATGGACGTAGCACCGAACCAGATTGTATCGGTAGCTGCTTCGCTGATTCCGTTCCTGGAGCACGACGACGCCAACCGCGCCCTGATGGGTTCGAACATGCAGCGTCAGGCCGTGCCCTTGCTGCGTGCAGAAGCACCTATCGTAGGTACTGGTCTGGAAGGACGTGTGGCTATTGACTCCCGCACATTGGTAGTGGCCGAGGGCGACGGGGTTATTGACTACGTGGACGCCAACAAGATTGTGGTGAAGTACGACCTGACGGAAGACGATATCCTCGTAAGCTTTGATGCAGAGAAGATTTCGTACGACCTGATCAAGTTCCGTCGTACCAACCAGGATACCTGCATTAACCTGACGCCCATCGTGAAGAAGGGTGAGCGGGTAACCAAAGGTCAACCTCTCTGCGAAGGCTATGGCACGAACCAGGGTGAACTGGCATTGGGTCGCAACATGCAGGTAGCTTTCATGCCGTGGCAGGGTTACAACTTCGAAGACGCCATCGTTATTTCGGAGCGTGTAGTTCGCGACGACATCTTTACCTCGATTCACATTGAGGAGTTTGAGTTGGAAGTACGCGAGACTAAGCGCGGCGAAGAAGAGCTGACCTCGGAAATTCCGAACGTGAGCGAAGAAGCCGTACGCAACCTCGACGACAACGGCATCATCCGTCTGGGTGCTGAGGTTCGCGAAGGCGACATCCTCATCGGTAAGATTACGCCCAAGGGCGAAACTGACCCGACCCCGGAGGAGAAGCTGCTCCGTGCCATCTTCGGTGACAAAGCCGGCGACGTGAAGGACGCCTCCCTCAAGGCGCCGCCTTCCCTGAACGGGGTAGTAATCGGCACCAAGCTGTTCTCACGTCCGAAGAAAGACAAAAACCTGCGGGCCAAGTCGAAGAAGGAAGTAGAAGAGCTGAAGGAGTCGTATGCTCGCGAACTGCGCGGTATCAAAGCCGTGATGATCGAGAAGCTGGTGCAACTGCTGGAAGGCAAAACTTCCCAAGGCGTGAAGCACAAGTTTGGCGACGAAATTCTGACTAAGGGTGTGAAATTCGGGAAGAAGAACATCACGGAAGCGCTGTTCCCCGAGAAGAACCCCTATAAGGACGAGAGCAACTATGCTGTGCCGGAGGAGGTGAACATGTTCAAAGACCTCATTCTGGAGAACTGGACCGCCGACGATAAAGTGAATGGGATGCTGTCTGAATTGGTGAAGAACTACACCAAGAAGCGCAACACCATCACGGCTCGTTTCAAGCGCGACCGGTTCACGCTGGAAGTGGGCGACGAACTGCCCGCCGGTATCGTGCAGCTGGCTAAAGTGTACATCGCCAAGAAGCGTAAGCTGAAAGTAGGTGACAAGATGGCCGGTCGTCACGGTAATAAAGGGGTAGTAGCCCGCATCGTGCGCGACGAGGACATGCCCTTCCTGCCCGACGGCACCCCGATGGATATCGTGCTCAACCCGCTGGGTGTACCGAGCCGCATGAACATCGGTCAGATTTACGAGACCGTACTGGGCTGGGCTGGCCTGAAGCTAGGCCGCACCTACGCTACCCCCATTTTCGACGGTGCTACTGAAGAGGAAGTATCGCGCGAACTGACGGAAGCTGGGCTACCGCACTTTGGCCGTGCTTACCTGCACGATGGTCTCACGGGTCAGCGTTTCGACCAGCCGGTAACCGTGGGCGTGATTTACATGCTCAAGCTTGGTCACTTGGTTGACGACAAGATGCACGCCCGTTCCATCGGGCCGTACTCGCTCATCACGCAGCAGCCGCTGGGTGGTAAGGCGCAGTTCGGTGGTCAGCGCTTCGGTGAGATGGAGGTGTGGGCGCTGGAGGCCTTCGGTGCTTCCAACGTGCTGCAGGAAATCCTGACAGTGAAGTCGGATGACGTGGTAGGCCGCGCTAAAGCGTACGAAGCCATTGTAAAAGGCGACGTACTACCCAAGCCGAATATCCCTGAGTCATTCAACGTACTCATCCACGAGCTACGTGGTCTGGCCCTGGAAATCACGCTTGACTAA
- the rpoC gene encoding DNA-directed RNA polymerase subunit beta', translating to MAFAKNKKLVQDFSKVTISLASPESILERSNGEVVKPETINYRTYKPEMGGLFCERIFGPVKDWECHCGKYKRIRYKGIICDRCGVEVTEKKVRRERMGHIELVVPVAHIWYFKSLPNKIGYLLGLPTKKLDQIIYYERYVVVQPGVLAEEGVQQLDFLTEDEYLDIIDKLPRENQMLPNEDPNKFIARMGADALQLLLERINLDELSYSLRDSAAHETSQQRKAEALKRLRVVEAFRDAATRIENKPEWMVIRMVPVIPPELRPLVPLDGGRFATSDLNDLYRRVIIRNNRLKRLIEIKAPEVILRNEKRMLQEAVDSLFDNSRKVNAVRAEGNRALKSLSDMLKGKQGRFRQNLLGKRVDYSGRSVIVVGPELKLHECGLPKNMAAELFKPFIIRKLIERGIVKTVKSAKKIVDRKDAVVWDILENVLKGHPVLLNRAPTLHRLGIQAFQPRLIEGKAIQLHPLVCTAFNADFDGDQMAVHVPLGPAAILEASMLMLASHNILNPANGAPIAVPSQDMVLGLYYVTKGKRSTDDEKIQGEGRMFYSDEEVVIAINEGQLSKHAYIKVRTKVRDEEDNLVTKIIETVAGRVLFNQLVPEEVGFVDELLTKKKLQQIISLVFKRTGMARTAQFLDDIKTLGFQSAYKGGLSMGLGDINIPAEKDALIAQAQADVAAVTQNYQMGLITDNERYNQVIDIWTRINNQITETLMGRLEKENQGFNSIYMMMHSGARGSREQIRQLGGMRGLMAKPQKSLQGSVGEIIENPILSNFKEGLDVIEYFISTHGARKGLADTALKTADAGYLTRRLVDVSQDVIVNETDCGTLRGIETFALKDNEDIVEPLAERILGRVAVHDIVDPLTDEVILPAGTEITEDITRRIDATSIESVEIRSVLTCESKRGICAKCYGRNLSSGRMVQKGEAVGVIAAQSIGEPGTQLTLRTFHVGGTASNIAVEASLRAKFNGVIEFEDIRTVDTANADGEPVKVVMGRSGEIRIVEKGTGKVYITHHVPYGSFLLVDEGQEVEKGQELNNWDPYNAVILAEFDGTVQYDAITEGITYREESDEQTGHREKVIIESKAKDQNPAIIVRPGKKGDMEGSKGYSIPVGSHLNVENGEKIKAGQILAKIPRAVGKTRDITGGLPRVTELFEARNPSNPAVVAEIDGVVTYGTVKRGNREIFVESKDGVKKKYMVPLSKHILVQDNDFIRAGAPLSDGAITPTDILNIQGPGAVQEYLVNEIQEVYRLQGVKINDKHIEVVVRQMMQKVVILDAGDTTFLEHQVVDKISFMEENDTIIDMKVVTEAGDSSNLKPGQIVTARRLRDENSSLKRRDLALVQVRDAQPAVSRPTLQGITQASLGTQSFISAASFQETTKVLSEAAIRGKADELLGLKENVIVGHLIPAGTGLREYTRQIVGSKEELEAAQAAKTDDTPAPAKRGARASRRESVSE from the coding sequence ATGGCGTTTGCAAAAAACAAGAAACTGGTACAGGACTTCTCGAAAGTTACCATTTCGCTGGCCTCGCCCGAATCCATTCTGGAGCGGTCGAACGGTGAAGTTGTAAAGCCCGAGACGATCAACTACCGGACGTACAAGCCCGAGATGGGCGGCCTGTTTTGCGAGCGGATTTTCGGTCCGGTGAAGGACTGGGAATGCCACTGCGGCAAATACAAGCGGATTCGCTACAAAGGCATCATTTGCGACCGTTGCGGCGTGGAGGTGACCGAGAAGAAAGTACGTCGGGAGCGGATGGGCCACATCGAACTGGTGGTGCCCGTTGCGCACATCTGGTACTTTAAGTCCCTGCCCAATAAAATCGGCTACCTGCTGGGCCTGCCCACCAAGAAGCTTGATCAGATTATCTATTACGAGCGGTATGTAGTAGTACAGCCGGGCGTATTGGCCGAAGAAGGTGTGCAGCAGCTCGACTTCCTCACCGAAGACGAATACCTCGACATCATCGACAAGCTCCCCCGCGAGAACCAGATGCTGCCGAACGAGGACCCCAATAAGTTCATCGCCCGCATGGGTGCCGATGCCCTGCAGCTGTTGCTGGAGCGCATCAACCTCGACGAGCTGTCATACTCGCTGCGTGACTCTGCTGCGCACGAAACTTCGCAGCAGCGTAAGGCGGAAGCTCTGAAGCGTCTGCGCGTGGTGGAAGCTTTCCGCGACGCTGCTACTCGCATCGAGAACAAGCCTGAGTGGATGGTAATCCGCATGGTGCCGGTTATTCCCCCGGAACTGCGTCCCCTCGTTCCATTGGATGGTGGCCGTTTCGCTACTTCCGACTTGAACGACTTGTACCGTCGCGTAATCATCCGCAATAACCGCCTCAAGCGCCTGATTGAAATCAAGGCTCCCGAGGTGATTCTGCGGAACGAAAAGCGTATGCTGCAGGAAGCCGTTGACTCGCTCTTCGACAACTCGCGGAAAGTAAACGCCGTGCGTGCCGAAGGTAACCGCGCCCTGAAGTCGCTGTCCGATATGCTGAAAGGTAAGCAGGGCCGCTTCCGTCAGAACCTGCTTGGTAAGCGTGTGGACTACTCCGGCCGTTCGGTTATCGTGGTAGGCCCTGAGTTGAAGCTACACGAGTGCGGTCTGCCCAAGAACATGGCCGCCGAGCTGTTCAAGCCGTTCATCATCCGCAAGCTCATTGAGCGCGGCATCGTGAAAACGGTGAAGTCGGCCAAGAAAATCGTTGACCGCAAGGACGCCGTGGTATGGGACATTCTGGAGAACGTGCTGAAAGGCCACCCAGTGCTCCTGAACCGTGCTCCTACCCTGCACCGTTTGGGTATCCAGGCGTTCCAGCCTCGCCTCATCGAGGGTAAAGCTATTCAGCTGCACCCATTGGTGTGTACGGCTTTCAACGCTGACTTTGACGGTGACCAGATGGCTGTGCACGTTCCGCTCGGACCGGCCGCTATTCTGGAAGCCTCTATGCTGATGCTGGCCTCGCACAACATCCTGAACCCCGCTAACGGCGCGCCCATTGCGGTACCGTCGCAGGACATGGTTCTGGGTCTATATTACGTGACCAAAGGCAAGCGCAGCACCGACGACGAGAAGATCCAGGGCGAAGGCCGCATGTTCTACTCCGATGAAGAGGTAGTAATTGCCATCAACGAAGGTCAGCTGTCGAAGCACGCCTATATTAAGGTGCGCACGAAAGTTCGGGACGAGGAAGATAACCTCGTAACGAAGATCATCGAAACCGTAGCCGGCCGCGTACTCTTCAACCAGCTCGTGCCTGAGGAAGTAGGTTTCGTAGATGAGCTGCTGACCAAGAAAAAGCTCCAGCAAATCATTTCGCTGGTGTTCAAGCGCACGGGTATGGCTCGTACCGCGCAGTTCCTCGACGACATCAAGACGCTGGGTTTCCAGTCGGCTTACAAAGGTGGCCTGTCGATGGGTCTGGGCGACATCAACATCCCCGCCGAGAAAGACGCCCTTATTGCCCAAGCTCAGGCCGACGTAGCTGCCGTAACGCAGAACTACCAGATGGGTCTGATTACGGACAACGAGCGTTACAACCAGGTTATCGACATCTGGACCCGCATCAACAACCAAATCACTGAAACCCTCATGGGTCGCCTCGAAAAGGAGAACCAGGGCTTCAACTCGATTTACATGATGATGCACTCCGGTGCCCGTGGTTCGCGTGAGCAGATTCGTCAGCTCGGCGGTATGCGGGGTCTGATGGCTAAGCCACAGAAGTCGCTACAGGGTTCGGTAGGCGAGATTATTGAAAACCCGATTCTGTCTAACTTCAAAGAAGGTCTGGACGTAATCGAGTACTTCATCTCAACTCACGGTGCCCGTAAGGGTCTGGCCGATACCGCTCTGAAGACGGCTGACGCCGGCTACCTGACCCGTCGTCTGGTGGACGTGTCACAGGACGTAATCGTAAACGAAACTGACTGCGGTACGCTGCGCGGTATCGAAACCTTCGCCCTGAAAGACAACGAGGATATCGTGGAGCCGCTGGCCGAGCGTATCCTGGGCCGCGTGGCGGTACACGACATCGTGGACCCGCTGACCGACGAGGTTATCCTGCCGGCTGGTACGGAAATCACCGAGGACATTACTCGCCGCATTGATGCTACCAGCATCGAATCGGTAGAAATCCGCTCGGTGCTGACCTGCGAATCGAAGCGTGGTATCTGCGCCAAGTGCTACGGCCGCAACCTGTCGTCGGGCCGCATGGTACAGAAAGGTGAGGCTGTCGGCGTAATTGCTGCTCAGTCTATCGGTGAGCCCGGTACTCAGCTGACCCTGCGTACCTTCCACGTAGGTGGTACGGCTTCGAACATTGCTGTAGAAGCTAGCCTGCGGGCCAAGTTCAACGGTGTAATTGAGTTCGAAGACATCCGCACTGTAGACACCGCCAACGCCGATGGCGAGCCGGTGAAAGTAGTAATGGGTCGCTCGGGCGAGATTCGCATCGTGGAGAAAGGCACTGGTAAGGTGTACATCACCCACCACGTACCGTACGGCTCGTTCCTGCTGGTTGACGAAGGCCAGGAGGTAGAGAAAGGCCAAGAGCTGAACAACTGGGACCCCTACAACGCCGTTATTCTGGCCGAGTTCGATGGTACCGTTCAGTACGACGCCATCACCGAAGGCATCACCTACCGCGAAGAATCGGACGAACAGACCGGTCACCGTGAGAAGGTGATTATCGAATCGAAGGCGAAGGATCAGAACCCGGCCATCATTGTTCGCCCTGGCAAGAAGGGTGACATGGAAGGCTCGAAGGGCTATTCCATCCCCGTAGGTTCGCACTTGAACGTAGAGAACGGCGAGAAAATCAAGGCTGGTCAGATTCTGGCCAAGATTCCGCGTGCTGTGGGCAAAACCCGCGACATTACCGGTGGTCTGCCCCGCGTTACCGAGCTGTTCGAAGCACGTAACCCCTCGAACCCGGCCGTTGTGGCTGAAATTGATGGGGTAGTAACCTACGGTACGGTGAAGCGTGGTAACCGTGAAATCTTCGTGGAGTCGAAAGACGGCGTGAAGAAGAAGTACATGGTGCCGCTGTCCAAGCACATTCTGGTGCAGGACAACGACTTCATCCGGGCCGGTGCTCCGCTTTCCGACGGTGCCATCACCCCGACTGACATCCTGAACATTCAGGGTCCGGGCGCGGTGCAGGAATACCTCGTGAACGAGATTCAGGAAGTATACCGCTTGCAGGGTGTGAAAATCAACGATAAGCACATCGAGGTGGTCGTTCGCCAGATGATGCAGAAGGTGGTTATCCTCGATGCTGGCGACACGACCTTCCTGGAACACCAAGTGGTGGACAAGATTTCCTTTATGGAGGAAAACGATACCATCATCGACATGAAGGTGGTTACCGAAGCCGGTGACTCCAGCAACCTGAAGCCTGGCCAGATTGTAACGGCCCGCCGTCTGCGCGACGAAAACTCGTCGCTCAAGCGTCGTGACCTTGCCCTGGTACAGGTGCGTGACGCACAGCCGGCCGTATCGCGGCCCACACTGCAGGGTATCACGCAGGCGTCGCTGGGTACGCAGTCGTTCATCTCGGCCGCTTCCTTCCAGGAAACGACCAAGGTGCTGTCGGAAGCCGCCATCCGTGGCAAGGCCGACGAACTGCTGGGCCTGAAGGAGAACGTAATCGTAGGTCACCTCATCCCGGCTGGTACCGGTCTGCGCGAGTACACGCGTCAGATTGTGGGCTCGAAGGAAGAGCTGGAAGCCGCCCAAGCTGCCAAGACCGACGATACGCCCGCTCCCGCCAAGCGTGGCGCCCGTGCCTCGCGCCGCGAGTCGGTATCGGAGTAA
- a CDS encoding DUF3467 domain-containing protein, whose translation MNQPTQPETDATQPQDPNAISIELSEEIAEGEYANLAMIAHSNSEFVIDFIRLMPGLPKAKVKSRIILTPEHAKRLVAALNENIERFEKTNGAIKEQPNEGPLYPMGFGGKVGEA comes from the coding sequence ATGAACCAACCAACCCAACCCGAAACTGACGCTACCCAACCCCAGGACCCCAACGCCATCAGCATCGAGCTGTCGGAGGAAATTGCCGAGGGCGAGTACGCTAACCTCGCCATGATTGCGCATAGCAACAGCGAGTTTGTCATTGATTTCATCCGGCTGATGCCCGGCCTGCCCAAAGCCAAGGTAAAGTCGCGCATCATCCTCACGCCTGAGCACGCTAAACGGCTGGTAGCTGCCCTGAACGAGAACATTGAGCGGTTTGAGAAAACTAACGGCGCTATCAAGGAGCAGCCCAACGAAGGCCCGCTGTACCCCATGGGATTCGGGGGTAAGGTAGGGGAGGCGTAA
- a CDS encoding putative nucleotide-diphospho-sugar transferase, which translates to MNYLIYLAYGSEAIRCEAYFSILSYYEQVASLAPDMHILVYTDAPDAFQQVLGNRPDVHYPPVSQEQWQAWRGGANKVYLLKIGVLQHAASHYPGNLLFLDTDTIWRRDPAPLFVSIAAGHFYMHQNEGQLISGNTLSRKVYRHLKTHQWEVAGRVFRVTPETDLYNSGVIALRSDKAYLLPEVMALAEQLYATYNKHMMEQLAFSLRFAAEGPIADVPDYLWHYWNLKEVRPTLVRVLAAAGNQSSTNLLARLHQLALPKLHEEELAYRNLPGWRRTLRKITGRRWRLPPLEG; encoded by the coding sequence ATGAATTACCTGATCTACCTGGCGTACGGCTCAGAAGCCATCCGGTGCGAAGCATACTTCAGCATCCTGTCGTATTACGAGCAGGTAGCTAGCCTAGCACCGGATATGCATATCCTGGTGTACACCGATGCCCCGGACGCTTTTCAGCAGGTGCTGGGCAACCGGCCCGATGTGCACTACCCCCCCGTGAGCCAGGAACAGTGGCAGGCCTGGCGGGGCGGGGCCAACAAGGTATATCTGCTCAAAATTGGCGTTCTGCAACACGCCGCGTCTCACTACCCTGGTAACCTGCTGTTTCTGGATACGGACACCATCTGGCGGCGCGACCCGGCGCCGCTGTTCGTTTCCATTGCGGCCGGGCATTTCTACATGCACCAGAACGAGGGCCAACTCATCAGCGGGAATACCTTGAGCCGCAAGGTGTATCGCCACCTCAAAACACACCAATGGGAAGTGGCAGGCCGCGTGTTTCGCGTAACACCGGAAACAGACCTGTACAACTCCGGCGTCATTGCCCTGCGAAGCGACAAAGCTTACCTGCTACCGGAAGTTATGGCACTTGCCGAGCAGCTGTACGCTACCTATAACAAGCACATGATGGAGCAATTGGCCTTCAGCCTGCGCTTTGCCGCCGAAGGCCCCATCGCCGACGTACCCGACTACTTATGGCATTACTGGAACCTGAAGGAAGTGCGGCCAACTCTGGTTCGTGTCCTCGCCGCAGCAGGTAACCAAAGCTCTACAAATCTGCTGGCCCGGTTGCACCAACTGGCGCTACCTAAGCTGCATGAGGAGGAACTAGCCTACCGGAATCTGCCGGGCTGGCGCCGGACGTTGCGCAAGATCACGGGGCGCCGTTGGCGCTTACCCCCACTGGAAGGTTAA
- the rpsL gene encoding 30S ribosomal protein S12 produces the protein MPTINQLVRKGREKLTTKSKSPALDSCPQRRGVCTRVYTTTPKKPNSAMRKVARVRLTNGKEVNAYIPGEGHNLQEHSIVLIRGGRVKDLPGVRYHIIRGALDTAGVNGRLQRRSKYGAKRPKPGQAPAAGKGGKPAPGKKK, from the coding sequence ATGCCTACTATCAACCAGTTAGTACGAAAAGGCCGCGAGAAACTGACGACCAAGTCGAAGTCGCCGGCTCTTGATTCGTGCCCGCAGCGCCGTGGCGTTTGCACCCGTGTGTACACCACCACGCCTAAGAAGCCGAACTCGGCTATGCGTAAAGTTGCCCGCGTGCGCCTCACCAACGGCAAAGAAGTTAACGCCTACATCCCCGGTGAAGGCCACAACCTGCAGGAGCACAGCATCGTGCTGATCCGTGGTGGCCGTGTGAAAGACCTTCCCGGTGTACGTTACCACATCATCCGTGGCGCTCTTGACACCGCCGGCGTAAACGGCCGTCTGCAGCGTCGTTCCAAGTACGGCGCTAAGCGTCCGAAGCCCGGCCAGGCTCCCGCAGCTGGCAAAGGTGGCAAACCCGCACCCGGCAAGAAAAAGTAA
- the rpsG gene encoding 30S ribosomal protein S7: MRKSKPKKRILLPDPKFKETLVTRFVNYMMYDGKKNLAYTIFYDACELVEQRTKESGLEMWRKALNNVMPTVEVKSRRVGGATFQVPTEVRPDRRIAVGSKWLIQYARRRGEKTMKDKLAGEIIAAAKGEGAAVKKKDDTHRMAEANKAFSHFRF; encoded by the coding sequence ATGAGAAAGTCAAAACCGAAAAAGCGCATCCTCCTGCCTGACCCCAAGTTCAAGGAGACGCTGGTAACCCGCTTCGTCAACTACATGATGTACGACGGGAAGAAAAACCTGGCCTACACCATTTTCTACGATGCCTGCGAGTTGGTTGAGCAGCGCACCAAGGAAAGCGGCCTGGAAATGTGGCGCAAAGCCCTTAACAACGTAATGCCGACTGTGGAGGTGAAGAGCCGCCGCGTAGGTGGTGCTACCTTCCAGGTGCCCACCGAGGTTCGTCCGGACCGTCGTATTGCCGTTGGCTCGAAGTGGCTGATCCAATACGCTCGTCGTCGTGGTGAGAAAACCATGAAGGACAAGCTGGCTGGCGAAATCATTGCCGCCGCCAAAGGTGAAGGTGCTGCCGTGAAGAAAAAGGACGACACGCACCGGATGGCAGAAGCCAACAAGGCTTTCTCGCACTTCCGCTTCTAA